The window CTACCAATGTTGATGCTTGCTGGTATGCACTCGAAAGTATGCGCACACCAACAATCTTGATTATTGGTGGCAAGGATAAGGGAAATGACTATAACAGCATTAAGGACTTAGTTAAGCAGAAGTGTGCTGGTATCGTCTACCTTGGCGCTGACAATAAGAAGCTACATGACAACTTCGACGACCTCGGGCTTCCTATCCGTGACACCCACTCCATGAAGGATTGTGTTGCAGCTTGTGCCGAGTTAGCAAAGCCTGGTGACACAGTTCTCCTAAGCCCATGCTGTGCAAGCTTCGATCTTTTTAAGAATATGGAAGACCGTGGCGAGCAGTTCAAGAGTTATGTAAGAGCATTATAGGGAAAGGCTAATTGAGCTTATCAGGCTAATTGGACTAATAAGGCTAATTGGGCTAATTGGGCTAATTGGGCTAATAAATCCCATAAGGAACAAAAAACAATGAAGAATAAATCTCTCAGTAACATATTCAAAGGAGACAAGGTTATTTGGATGGTCTTCTTCTTCCTATGTATCATCAGTATCATTGAGGTATATTCAGCCTCAAGTTCACTGTCGTACACAGGAGGTAACTACTGGAGTCCTATCATCTACCATTGTAGCATCCTCATTGTAGGAATTGCTCTGATGGTAGTTGTATTAAATATTAAATGTCGTTACTTCAAACTCATCACACCTATCGTACTGGGCATGTCCATACTATTGCTGGCATGGGTACTCGCAGCAGGACAAAGTACGAATGGAGCAAGCCGTTGGATTAGCTTTGCAGGTATTCAATTCCAACCTTCCGAATTAGCTAAGGGAGCCTTGGTATTAGCTATTGCACAGATTCTTAGCGCAATGCAAACCGAACATGGAGCTGACCGAAAAGCCTTTAAATATATCATGTGGCTATCGGGTGGTATTATTCTCCTGATTCTCGGTGAGAATCTTTCCACAGCGATGCTCATTGGTTTGACCGTAATATTGATGATGTTTGTGGGAAGAGTTCCTTTCAATCAGTTAGGTCGTTTGATAGGTTTCATCGTCTTACTTGGAGTTTTCGTCCTGTCTATGGTGATGCTCGTGGGTGATGATAAGAAGGCTGAGGACGAATTGTCTGCTAAACAAAACCTTACAGAACAAACGGTAGCTGTGCAGCAAGAGGAATCACCCGGCTTCTTTGGTAAAATACTTCACCGTGCTGACACTTGGAAAGCACGTGTAAAGAAATTCTTTAGTAACGAATACGTTGCGCCAAAAGATTATGACTTAGATAAAGATGCGCAGGTGGCACATGCAAACATAGCCATCGCTTCATCAGATGTCGTTGGTAAAGGACCAGGAAACTCTAATGAAAGAGACTTCCTTTCACAAGCCTTCTCCGACTTTATCTATGCTATTATCATTGAGGAGATGGGTATCGGTGGAGCTATCTTCGTAGCCTTCCTTTACATTATCCTTCTTTTCAGAACGGGTATTATAGCCAATAGATGCGAAAACTCTTTCCCTGCTTTTCTCGCTATGGGTATCGCTTTCCTCTTGGTTACACAGGCCTTGTTCAACATGTTAGTAGCTGTAGGATTGGCACCAGTTACTGGACAGCCACTCCCTCTTATCAGTAAGGGTGGTACTTCAACTATCATTAATTGCGTCTACATAGGCGTAATACTCAGTGTAAGCCGTTCGGCAAAGAAAAAGAAAGAAGAAAAGAAACCTTCTGAGAAAGTTTCACATGCAATAGTCTAATCTGTAGAGAAGACTAAAAAGAATGTGAAAGTTGAAAGAAGATAAAAAAAATGATTACCTTTGTAGGTTATAAAGAAGATGCAAATGGACGAAGAATTAAGAATTATCATCAGCGGTGGTGGCACGGGAGGACATATCTTCCCTGCAGTATCAATTGCTAATGCCATCAAGGCAAAACACCCAGAGGCGAAGATTCTCTTTGTGGGTGCTGATGGACGTATGGAGATGCAACGTGTTCCTGCTGCTGGTTATGAGATAAAAGGACTACCTATCAAAGGTTTCGACCGTGCTAATAAGCTAAAGAACTTTGAAGTACTTTGCAAACTTTGGAAGAGTCTTCGTATGGCTCGCCAGATTATAAAAGACTTCAAACCACAGGTTGCTGTGGGTGTTGGTGGTTATGCCAGTGGTGCCACGCTCTATGAGTGTGCAAAGATGGGCATCCCATGTCTTATCCAGGAGCAGAATTCTTATGCTGGTGTGACCAACAAGCTATTGTCAAAGCGTGTGAAGAAGATTTGTGTTGCTTACGAAGGTATGGACCGCTTCTTCCCTGCTGATAAGATTATCATGACGGGTAACCCTGTTCGTCAGAACGTACTCTCTACCCCACTCTCTGTTGAAGAGGCACGTGAGAGCTTTGGCCTTGACCCTAACAAGAAGACGATCCTCCTCGTTGGTGGTAGTCTTGGAGCAAGAACTATCAATCGCTCAGTCATTGAACACCTTGATCTCATTAAACAATCAGACGTTCAATTCATATGGCAAACGGGTAAGTTCTATCATCAACAGATATTGGATTCTATGAAGGGTAAGGAACTTCCGAACCTGAAGATAATGGACTTTATCAGTGATATGGGTGCTGCATATAAGGCTGCTGACCTTGTTATCAGTCGTGCTGGCGCAAGTTCTATCAGTGAATTCCAGCTTATCGGAAAGCCTGTTATCTTGGTACCAAGTCCAAATGTGGCAGAAGATCATCAGACAAAGAATGCAATGGCATTGGTCAATAAAGATGCTGCACTTTGCGTAAAGGATGTTGATGCACCTGACTCTTTGATAAAACTTGCACTCGATACCATTACAAATGATGAGAAGTTGGCAAGTCTTAGTGAGAATGCTAAGAAGATGGGGCTGAAGAACTCCGCAGATATTATTGCTGACGAGGTTATCAAACTCATTAAGGGATAAAGCTATCTTCTGATAGATAGGGTTTAAAGAAACCATCGTAGAACGCTGTTCTATCCCCAAACAAAAGAAAGAAAAAGAATATATAACACATGGAACTCAAAGATATTAAATCAGTTTACTTCGTAGGTGCAGGTGGCATCGGTATGAGTGCTATTGCTCGTTATTTCCTTCATAAAGGATTGATAGTAGCGGGTTACGATAAAACTCCATCTGAACTTACCCACACTTTGGAGAAAGAAGGAATGGACATTCACTATGAGGAGAATGTTCAACTCATCCCTGCAGCGTGTAAAGAACCAGCGTCAACATTGGTAATCTACACACCTGCCATCCCTTCTAAACACGCTGAGCTGGTTTACTTCCGTGAGAATGGCTTTGAGATTCAGAAACGTGCACAGGTTCTCGGCACGCTCACCCGAACACATAAGGGTCTTTGCTTTGCTGGAACACATGGAAAGACAACGACTTCCAGTATGTGTGCACACCTTATGCACCAAAGTCATTTGGACTGTAATGCCTTCCTTGGTGGTATTTCCAAGAACTATGGCACTAATTATATCCTCTCTGACCACAGCGACTTTGTTGTGATTGAGGCAGACGAGTTCGACCGCTCGTTTCATTGGCTGCGTCCTTGGATGAGCGTTATCACCTCAACAGACCCTGATCACTTGGACATTTATGGTACAAAAGAGGCTTACCTTGAGAGTTTCCGTCACTATACAGAACTCATCCAAAAGGGAGGTGCACTCATCATCCACAAAGAATTAGAGATGAAACCAAACGTACAAGAAGGTGTTAGAATCTATGAATACAGCCGTGATGAAGGCGACTTCCACGCTGAGAACATACGAATTGCAAACGGAACAATCACCTTTGACTTCGTTTCTCCTATCGAGAACATAAAGGATATTGAGCTTGGACAACCCATACCTATCAACATTGAAAACGGTATCTCTGCAATGGCTATGGCTCAACTCAATGGCTGTACGGCAGAAGAATTGCGCAATGGAATGAAGACATATGGTGGTGTTGATCGTCGTTTCGACTTCAAGATAAAGGATAGTCGCCACGTCTTCCTCTCAGACTATGCGCATCATCCAAAGGAGATTCTGCAGAGTGCAAAGAGTCTTAAGGAACTTTATGCTGACAAGAAGGTTACTGCAATCTTCCAGCCACACCTCTACACACGAACACGTGACTTCTATAAGGAGTTTGCAGAGGCACTCAGTCATTTCGATGAAGTGGTATTGACGGAGATTTATCCTGCTCGTGAAGAACCTATTCCAGGTGTAACAAGCGAGCTCATCTATGACAACCTTAGTCCTAATGTTAAGAAACAGATGATTAAAAAGGACGATGTTCTCGACTTTGTAAAGTCAAGAGACTTTGACGTTTTGGTTGTTTTGGGTGCAGGAAATCTCGACAATTATGTCCCAGAGATTGCAAAGATACTCAACGAGAAATAAGAAGAAAGAAAGCAAAAACTCTTAAAGTAAAAGAGAGAAGATATGCACATTAAGTGGAAAAAGATAATTATCACTGCGCTGGACATTGTACTGGCTATTTATCTCATCATGGCAGTTACCTCATGGAACAAGCCTGATGAGAGCAAACAGCTATGCACCAAAGTGAATATCAACATATCTGACTCTAACAATGCAGGCTTTCTTACCGCTACAGAAATCAAACAAATATTAGAGAAGGTACACCTCTATCCCCTCAATAAGAAGATAACTGACATCAATCCACGCAACATTGAGGAGGCATTAAAAGTGGGACCATTCATCAATACAGCCCAGTGTTACAAGACTAAAGACGGACACGTCAACATCTATATTACTCAACGTATGCCGATTATCCGCATTAAGAGTAGCAATGGAGCTGATTACTATCTTGATGATAATGGAGGAATACTCCCGAACTCTAAGTACACCAGTGACTTGATCATTGCAACTGGCAATATAGACAATAACTTTGCACGCCTTTATATTGCTCCCCTTGCCAAGGCTATCAGTGCTGAACCACTATGGCTGAACCAAATAGAGCAGATTAATGTCCTACCAGACAGAGGCATCGAGTTAGTTCCACGTGTCGGCAATCATATCATCTTCATGGGTTACTTGCCTAAGAACAATGGGCCCTGGAAGCGCAAACATGATATAAACATCTTCGTTAAAAAGAAGTTGTCACGCTTAGAGAAGTTCTATCGATATGGTCTTTCACAGGCTGGTTGGAACAAATACTCTTACATCGACATAGAATTCGACAACCAAATCATCTGTAAGAAACGTGATGAGAAAGCCGAAAAAGAAGAAGAGGACGCATTGCTAAAGAAGGCTCAGTCTGAACAAGTAGAAGGCGTACAACGTACAGAAGAGGAGGAAAGAGATAAAGCCCGCAAGGAAGTGAAACGGCAAGAAGATGCCTCAGCAGGACTTACGGAATAAAAAGCTATCAATTTAGAGAATATAAAATAAGGAACATAATACTTAACGAATATGGCAGAGTTCATAGTAGCCATTGAATTAGGCTCATCAAAGATTACGGGAATCGCTGGCAAAAAGAATCTTGACGGCAGTATCTCCGTGCTTGCTGTTGTAAAGGAAGACGCTACACAGTGTATTCGCAAGGGTGTCGTTTACAACATCGACAAGACCGGACAGTGCCTCACTGGCATCATCAACAAACTAAGAAAACAACTGAAGTATGAGATTTCTCAGGTCTATGTAGGCGTGGGAGGACAGTCTATACGAAGCGTTCGTAACGTTATCGTAAAGGATCTGCCTACTGATACCATCATTACCTCAGATATGATTAATGAGTTAATGGATGCCAACCGCAATATGACTTATCCTGACCAGGAGATTCTCGATGCTGCCACACAGGAGTATAAGGTTGACAACCAGTTTGTTCTTGACCCAGTCGGTATCAAAGCCACTCGCCTTGAGGGTAACTTCCTTAATATCCTTTGGCGCAAGGCTTTCTATGATAACCTCAACAACTGCTTTGAGAAGTCTGGTATCTCTATTGCCGAGATGTACCTTGCACCTTTGGCTCTGGCTGATGCCGTTTTGAGCGAGGCTGAGAAACGTGGAGGTTGTGTATTGGTTGACTTCGGTGCTGACACAACAACAGTTTCAGTATACTACAAGAACATTCTCCGTCACTTGGCAGTTATTCCATTGGGTGGTAACAATATTACAAAGGACATTGCCAGCCTACAGATGGAAGAAAAGGATGCTGAGGCGATGAAGCTTAAATATGGTTCTGCTTTCACTGAGAATAACGATATTGACAATACATTAAAATACTCTATCGACTCAGAACGTACCGTAGAGAGCCGTAAGTTCATTGAAATCGTTGAGGCACGTATTGGCGAAATCGTTGAGAATGTATGGTGTCAGGTACCATCTGACTATGCCGACAAACTCCTTGGCGGTATCATTCTCACTGGTGGCGGTATGAACTTGAAGAACATTGAACGCTGTATTCGTAATACCACACATATCGACAAGATTCGCAAAGCAAACTTCGTCACACATACCATCGCTTCAAGCAATGCTAATATCACAGCTAAGAATGGTGACATGAACACAATTCTCGGTTTGCTTATCAAGGGTGAGATGAACTGTGCTGGACCAGAATACAACCCTGCACAGAGCAATCTCTTCAACAACGAAGACATTGCAGTAGCAACTCCTATCGATCAACAGCAGCAACCTTATACGCCATCATCTACAACCAGACAGGGACAAGGTATTGTTCCAACACCTGAAGAGAAGAAGAAGGCTGAAGCTGAGCGTCGCAAACGTGAAGAGGAAGAGCGCAAACTACGTGAGGAAGAGGAAGCAAGAGAGCGCGAACTCGAAGAGGAGAAGCGTCGCAATAGCTTCTGGAACAAATTCTCACGTAAGGTGAAAGAGTTCGGAAAAACCATTATGAGTGAGGATGAAGAATAATCCAACAGCTCACACAGAAAAAGAACATAGGAAATAAACATAGACAACATACTGTTATGGCAGACAACAATAATAAAATGGATATATTAGACTTCGGTGACGGCGATGTAGCTGATAGCATCATCAAGGTCATTGGTGTCGGTGGTGGTGGTGGTAACGCCGTAAACCACATGTACAGAGAAGGTATCCACGATGTGACCTTCGTACTCTGCAACACGGATGCGCAAGCACTCAACGACTCTCCTGTTCCTGTTCATCTGCAATTGGGTAAGGAAGGATTAGGTGCTGGAAACCGTCCTGAGCGTGCACGTCAGGCAGCTGAAGAGACCAGCGAGGATATCAAGCGTATGCTCAACGATGGTACGAAGATGGCATTTATCACCGCTGGTATGGGTGGTGGTACGGGTACTGGTGCAGCACCAGTCATCGCACGTGTCAGCAAGGAATTGGGTATTCTCACCGTGGGTATCGTTACCATTCCATTCCGTTTCGAGGGAGCTAAGAAGATAGATCAGGCGTTGGATGGCGTTGAAGAGATGGCAAAGCACGTCGATGCGCTGCTCGTTATCAACAACGAACGTCTCCGCGAGATTTATCCAGAGCTGAGCTTGCTCAATGGTTTCCGTAAGGCTGACGACACCCTGAGCGTCGCTGCTAAGAGTATTGCAGAGATTATCACCGTTCATGGTATTATGAACCTCGACTTCAACGATGTTAAGACAGTCCTCAAAGATGGCGGTGTAGCTATCATGTCAACCGGTTATGGTGAGGGTGAAGGTCGTGTGAAGCAGGCAATTGAGGATGCACTCAACTCACCATTGCTCAACGATAATGATGTCTATAAGTCTAAGAAGATCCTGCTCTCTATCAACTTCAACACTGACGACAAGGACAACCCTGGTCTGACAATGGAGGAAATGGGCGATGTGACAGAGTTCATGAACCACTTCAGCGCTGACTTCGAGTTGAAATGGGGACTTGCTATTGACCCTGAGCTCGACAAGAAGGTTAAGGTTACTATCCTTGCAACGGGCTTCGGTATCGAGGATGTTGACGGTATGGGTAGCCATATCAAGAAGCAGACACAAGAGGATGCAGCACGCCAGGCAGAGGAAGAGGAGAAGGCTGCAGAGCGTCGTGACCGTCGTGATCGTTTCTATAAGGACAACAACAGTTCACAATACAAGCATCGTCCACACATCTATCGCTTTACAGCGGATGAGCTCGACAACGAGGATGTTATCCTTGCTGTAGAGAACACACCAACCTATAAGCGTACAAAACAGATGATTAAGGACATCAAGCGCATCAGCAATCCTGAGCAAGATAATGAAGATAACGAAAACAAAGAAGGCGCTGTTGAAGGCGTTATTAGCTTCGTATAATAGTTATATCAAAAATAAGAAAAGGCTGGACTCCGAAAGAAGTTCAGCTTTTTTTTGCTCTTGCCGTAAGTTTCACTATTATATAAATTCGTATTAAGCCCCCATACCTAAACAAACATATTCCCTCAGATACGCACTTCATCAACACCAAACAATAAACACCAAACATTCAACGCAAAACAAATCACAATGTGCTAAATGAGTAGAAATCTCTTTCATAAACATATAAAAACGGATTTTTATCTAAATTACTCAAAAAGAATAATACATATTTGTTATTTTAAGGAATCTTTACTACTTTTGCAACATATTCTTTCAAGAACATAAAACTCATTTGAGAAAAGAAGCGTTATACTCATTTCAAAGTCAGAAACATAAGAAATACTAATTTAGCATATAGAAACAACTTTGTGATTCTTATTATATGGAATTACCAATTTAAACTCTATTAAATATGGCATTTTCTCTAAAACTTCAACTTAGACTTGAGCATAGTCAGTTCCACGCTTCTCACACTCTAAAAAAATAAGCTGAGAAGGGACTGAGGAAGCAAAAGAAAATATTATGAAAATTGTAAAAATCAAGAATCTGATTCTTGCAGGTTTGGTAGTATCAACTATGTCTTCTTGCTACAGTGTAACAACTTGCGTTGGTAATGTTAAGGTTGACGATCCTGCAGTAAAGGTAAACACTGTAAAAAATCACCATTTCATTTATGGTTTAGTTAATGGTGGAAACACGAAGCTTGAAGATACAAAGTATGTAGGAACTCGCAAGAACTACAAAGTGAAGAAAAGCACTACTTTCGTAGATGGTCTGCTTGAAGCTATCACTTTTGGTCTATATACTCCTACAACAACGACATATTACTTGCCAGTTGACCAACTCTGTAAATAAAACTGAAATAATATAAATCTAAAGGAGTTTGCATAGGGTTTCCCTAAAAACCTACAAAAGTTAATACAATATCAAGGATTTCAACTATTAAGAGGGTATATTAAAATGCATATATCATTTTGATAATCTTACAGTTTGAAACAATTCACTAAAGATGACCATTTCTGTACTCGAGTTTGAGTAAAGAAATGGTCTTTTCTTTGCTTTTAGGAAAAAGCTGCTTATAGTTTAAAAGTTGTCAAGTTACTAATGTACATTTTGACACACTCTCAGCCTTTCTATCTATAAGCCTCTTTACCCCTATATCCATTTATTATTAAGCCTCCGCACCACATGTGTTAAGCGTCCGCACATAACGTGCTAAGGCTTCGCACACTCGTAGAAGAAGGCAAGACTTCTCCTATTTTGTAGTATTTTCTTTCTTACAAAGGCTCATTCCAGAAATATAATAGACCGCTGGGAGTGGCTCTTTTAGATACAGTTCCACATCATATTGCTTACAACTATCAGAAAGATCATAGTCTGAAAGTGAGAAAGAACGCTTAAAAGATCTCCCCTTAAAGCTAAAATAAATATGATCTACTCTAAAAGTTGAAAAGCCATCTAATGGTACCTTGTAAATCTTTTCTGGCAGATAATACGACCTTAACATCAGAGTGAGCCCAACTACTGTCCAACAAATACATGCGTTATTAACTATAGCATCAAAGCCCTTCGATGCTATCAACTTATCATATAGGACTGCCACAACCGTAACAACAATAAAGAGTCCAATATCATAATATGCCACCACCAGAAATCTCTGATAGATAACATAACATCCCATTATCAATAGCAACGAAAGGAAATTACGTAACTTACCCAACTTCGCCTTACTAAATAGTTCCTTCATTCTGCCTTATTTACAATGTTATATCCATGGCTTGTATCATAGACTCACCATAAATACGCTCCTCACATAGTCCTAAATATTAATCAATCCAAAACAAACATCTAAGACAAACATGTTCCCTCGAATGCACACTTCATCATCACCTAACATTCAACACCCAACACCTAAACACAAACATGTTCCCCCAGATGCGCACTTCATCATCACCCAACATTCAACATCCAACACCCAAGCCAACATTTACACTTCATCATCACTCAACATTCAACACCTAACACCCATATTTAACACCCAACACCTAACATAGGCACCAAATACTTTGCCAAGCAATAACCTCCACCGATCAGCCAGCACCATAGAATTGCTGCCAAGAGGAAAGGTTTAAAGCCTGCTTTCTTAAACTTATCAATACTCGTTTCAGCACCGAGCGCAGACATAGCCATGGTAAGAAGGAAGGTGTCGAGGGTATTGATAAAGTCGACAAGCTCTTTTGGAAGTAAGTTCAATGAGTTAAAACCGATGACCACAAGAAAGAGGATAGCAAACCAAGGGATGTTTATCTTACGACTACCGCCAACCTCATCGTCTCGCTCTGCAACATTCTTTGCAACAAAGAAAGCTATAACCAACAACACAGGTACCAACATCATCACACGAATCATCTTGACGATAATCGCAGAATTGCTCACTGCAGCACCCATCGCATTACCTGCACCGACGACATGAGCCACCTCATGAATCGTTGAACCCGCAAAGATTCCCATTGCATCGGGTGATAAATCAAAAACACCTGCACGATAAAGAATAGGATAAAGGAACATTGAAAGTGTACCGAAGATTACCACCGTCGCTACCGCTACAGCTGTCTTATAAGGCTTCGGACGAATAGCTCCGTCGACACCTAACACCGCTGCGGCTCCACAGATACCACTTCCACAAGCTGCCAAAAGAGCTATACTGCGGTCCATTTTCAAGAGTCTACCTACCAAAACACCCAAAAGAATCGTTCCACATACGATAATTACATCCACGATTATAGCAGGGAAACCCACAGCTACCACGTCTTGAAAGGTCAAACGGAAACCATAAAGGATAATTCCAAAGCGCAAAACACGTTTTCCACAGAAGGCAATACCAGGCACCCAAGTATCTGGAAGATTATTGCGCAGACTGTTGGCGTAAAGCATACCCAAGATAATACCAACAACCATCGGACTCAATGAAAGTGCTTTCACCCATCCCATATCACCGATATAGAACGCTGCACAGGCAAACAAAGTAATCAGCAGTACACCATGAAGCATACTACTACGCTGTTCTGTTAACTTCATAGACTTATTTTATATATAGACAAAGTTTGAATTTTCATGCTTCAAGACCACAAAAGTAATAAAAAAACGAACCATATAAAAAGGGTATCGCAATTTTTATCACGAACAAAAGAATTTATTTTCATGAACGAAAATATTTCTTTTCATGAAGATAAATATTTTTTTCATGAAAAAAATTTGATAAAGACAATCTATAAGT is drawn from Prevotella melaninogenica and contains these coding sequences:
- the murG gene encoding undecaprenyldiphospho-muramoylpentapeptide beta-N-acetylglucosaminyltransferase yields the protein MDEELRIIISGGGTGGHIFPAVSIANAIKAKHPEAKILFVGADGRMEMQRVPAAGYEIKGLPIKGFDRANKLKNFEVLCKLWKSLRMARQIIKDFKPQVAVGVGGYASGATLYECAKMGIPCLIQEQNSYAGVTNKLLSKRVKKICVAYEGMDRFFPADKIIMTGNPVRQNVLSTPLSVEEARESFGLDPNKKTILLVGGSLGARTINRSVIEHLDLIKQSDVQFIWQTGKFYHQQILDSMKGKELPNLKIMDFISDMGAAYKAADLVISRAGASSISEFQLIGKPVILVPSPNVAEDHQTKNAMALVNKDAALCVKDVDAPDSLIKLALDTITNDEKLASLSENAKKMGLKNSADIIADEVIKLIKG
- the ftsA gene encoding cell division protein FtsA, which translates into the protein MAEFIVAIELGSSKITGIAGKKNLDGSISVLAVVKEDATQCIRKGVVYNIDKTGQCLTGIINKLRKQLKYEISQVYVGVGGQSIRSVRNVIVKDLPTDTIITSDMINELMDANRNMTYPDQEILDAATQEYKVDNQFVLDPVGIKATRLEGNFLNILWRKAFYDNLNNCFEKSGISIAEMYLAPLALADAVLSEAEKRGGCVLVDFGADTTTVSVYYKNILRHLAVIPLGGNNITKDIASLQMEEKDAEAMKLKYGSAFTENNDIDNTLKYSIDSERTVESRKFIEIVEARIGEIVENVWCQVPSDYADKLLGGIILTGGGMNLKNIERCIRNTTHIDKIRKANFVTHTIASSNANITAKNGDMNTILGLLIKGEMNCAGPEYNPAQSNLFNNEDIAVATPIDQQQQPYTPSSTTRQGQGIVPTPEEKKKAEAERRKREEEERKLREEEEARERELEEEKRRNSFWNKFSRKVKEFGKTIMSEDEE
- a CDS encoding FtsW/RodA/SpoVE family cell cycle protein; its protein translation is MKNKSLSNIFKGDKVIWMVFFFLCIISIIEVYSASSSLSYTGGNYWSPIIYHCSILIVGIALMVVVLNIKCRYFKLITPIVLGMSILLLAWVLAAGQSTNGASRWISFAGIQFQPSELAKGALVLAIAQILSAMQTEHGADRKAFKYIMWLSGGIILLILGENLSTAMLIGLTVILMMFVGRVPFNQLGRLIGFIVLLGVFVLSMVMLVGDDKKAEDELSAKQNLTEQTVAVQQEESPGFFGKILHRADTWKARVKKFFSNEYVAPKDYDLDKDAQVAHANIAIASSDVVGKGPGNSNERDFLSQAFSDFIYAIIIEEMGIGGAIFVAFLYIILLFRTGIIANRCENSFPAFLAMGIAFLLVTQALFNMLVAVGLAPVTGQPLPLISKGGTSTIINCVYIGVILSVSRSAKKKKEEKKPSEKVSHAIV
- the ftsZ gene encoding cell division protein FtsZ, with amino-acid sequence MADNNNKMDILDFGDGDVADSIIKVIGVGGGGGNAVNHMYREGIHDVTFVLCNTDAQALNDSPVPVHLQLGKEGLGAGNRPERARQAAEETSEDIKRMLNDGTKMAFITAGMGGGTGTGAAPVIARVSKELGILTVGIVTIPFRFEGAKKIDQALDGVEEMAKHVDALLVINNERLREIYPELSLLNGFRKADDTLSVAAKSIAEIITVHGIMNLDFNDVKTVLKDGGVAIMSTGYGEGEGRVKQAIEDALNSPLLNDNDVYKSKKILLSINFNTDDKDNPGLTMEEMGDVTEFMNHFSADFELKWGLAIDPELDKKVKVTILATGFGIEDVDGMGSHIKKQTQEDAARQAEEEEKAAERRDRRDRFYKDNNSSQYKHRPHIYRFTADELDNEDVILAVENTPTYKRTKQMIKDIKRISNPEQDNEDNENKEGAVEGVISFV
- a CDS encoding cell division protein FtsQ gives rise to the protein MHIKWKKIIITALDIVLAIYLIMAVTSWNKPDESKQLCTKVNINISDSNNAGFLTATEIKQILEKVHLYPLNKKITDINPRNIEEALKVGPFINTAQCYKTKDGHVNIYITQRMPIIRIKSSNGADYYLDDNGGILPNSKYTSDLIIATGNIDNNFARLYIAPLAKAISAEPLWLNQIEQINVLPDRGIELVPRVGNHIIFMGYLPKNNGPWKRKHDINIFVKKKLSRLEKFYRYGLSQAGWNKYSYIDIEFDNQIICKKRDEKAEKEEEDALLKKAQSEQVEGVQRTEEEERDKARKEVKRQEDASAGLTE
- a CDS encoding Bor/Iss family lipoprotein, coding for MKIVKIKNLILAGLVVSTMSSCYSVTTCVGNVKVDDPAVKVNTVKNHHFIYGLVNGGNTKLEDTKYVGTRKNYKVKKSTTFVDGLLEAITFGLYTPTTTTYYLPVDQLCK
- a CDS encoding YeiH family protein; the protein is MKLTEQRSSMLHGVLLITLFACAAFYIGDMGWVKALSLSPMVVGIILGMLYANSLRNNLPDTWVPGIAFCGKRVLRFGIILYGFRLTFQDVVAVGFPAIIVDVIIVCGTILLGVLVGRLLKMDRSIALLAACGSGICGAAAVLGVDGAIRPKPYKTAVAVATVVIFGTLSMFLYPILYRAGVFDLSPDAMGIFAGSTIHEVAHVVGAGNAMGAAVSNSAIIVKMIRVMMLVPVLLVIAFFVAKNVAERDDEVGGSRKINIPWFAILFLVVIGFNSLNLLPKELVDFINTLDTFLLTMAMSALGAETSIDKFKKAGFKPFLLAAILWCWLIGGGYCLAKYLVPMLGVGC
- the murC gene encoding UDP-N-acetylmuramate--L-alanine ligase, which codes for MELKDIKSVYFVGAGGIGMSAIARYFLHKGLIVAGYDKTPSELTHTLEKEGMDIHYEENVQLIPAACKEPASTLVIYTPAIPSKHAELVYFRENGFEIQKRAQVLGTLTRTHKGLCFAGTHGKTTTSSMCAHLMHQSHLDCNAFLGGISKNYGTNYILSDHSDFVVIEADEFDRSFHWLRPWMSVITSTDPDHLDIYGTKEAYLESFRHYTELIQKGGALIIHKELEMKPNVQEGVRIYEYSRDEGDFHAENIRIANGTITFDFVSPIENIKDIELGQPIPINIENGISAMAMAQLNGCTAEELRNGMKTYGGVDRRFDFKIKDSRHVFLSDYAHHPKEILQSAKSLKELYADKKVTAIFQPHLYTRTRDFYKEFAEALSHFDEVVLTEIYPAREEPIPGVTSELIYDNLSPNVKKQMIKKDDVLDFVKSRDFDVLVVLGAGNLDNYVPEIAKILNEK